The Candidatus Nezhaarchaeota archaeon genomic interval GGAGAGAACAATATGCTGTGGTTCTGGGGGTCTTGTATCATGTATTAGTCCACAGCTCACACTTAGCTTAATAAATATTAGAATTAATGAGGCAGTAAGAACTGGTGCGCAAATCATGACAGTATATTGCTACAACTGTGCCATTTCATTCTGGAGTGTACAACCAAGCATCGAGGTCAAACACGTCTTGAACCTCGTCCTCAAAGTAGAAGACGAATCAGAAGCCATAAAACAAGGCGAGCTTACAAAAATAGCTTTAGAGGTTGCACAAGAGTTACGGTAAGAGAGTTATGCCCATAACTCCACAAACGATCTTAAACCATGAACTCATAGGCCTGAGAGTTAAAGTGGTTAAAGCAACACATCAAGGCTACGTAGGCATTGAAGGCATAGTTGTCGATGAAACCATGAAGACGCTCAAGATAATGGATGGAATTGGAAATATGAAGACAGTCCCTAAGAATTGTTGTGTATTTAGATTTATGTTGCCCAACGGCACGATAGTCGAGGTTGAAGGCAATTACCTTATTGGTAGGCCAGAAGATAGAGTAAAGCGTATAACTAAGAAGCGCTGGTAATGGCTTTCTAACCATTTAAGCGAAAGTTTTTAAATGACCCCCGACCCCCTTCTTGGTTAGCGGTGATTAAGCTCATGAGTAAAACTGTGAGAACAAGGAACATAGGCATACCAGGTGTCAAGCCCCCCGAAAGGGCATGTGATGACCCTTGCTGCCCATATCATGGCACCCTCTCAGTAAGAGGTAAGATACTCGAGGGGTTGGTGGTCAACCTCAAGATGAAGAAGACAGCAACAGTGCTTCATGAATACATAGTCTACGTTAGAAAGTATGAGCGGTACGAAAGGAGAAGAAAAAAGATTCATGCACACTTGCCTCCATGTATTGATGTGAAAGTTGGAGATAGAGTAATTATGGGTGAGTGTAGACCACTAGCTAAAACCGTGGCCTTTGTTGTTTTGGGCAAGCCAACCTCTTCTTAATGAGGACTTATTGATGTAGCTTCAGGAGAATAAATTTTTATAACTCTGCAAGTCTTTTGAAACAACAACGTCAGCTGGGGATATCAATGGCAAAGCGAGGAGCTAAAGCTGCCGTCGGCATATCGTATAGGCCAAGAATAAGCCCAGCCATATTTCCAGGGTCTAAAATAAAGTGTGCAGACAATAGCGGAGCCCAGGAGGTAATGATGATAGGCATGATCAGAGGCAAGTCTAGGCGTAGGAGGTTAGTGGGGGCAGGCGTAGGTGACGTGATAATAGTGTCAGTGAAGAAGGGGACCCCTGAGATGAGAAGACAAATAATGAGAGCTGTTGTAATAAGACAGAAGAAACCATTTAGAAGACCTAACGGACAGTGGGTTCAATTTGAGGATAATGCTGTCGTCATAGTCACGGAGGAAGGGGCCCCCAAAGGAACTGAAATAAGAGGTCCAGTATCACGTGAAGCTGCTGAAAGATGGCCTAAGGTAGCAGCGCTGGCAACATTGATAATATAGGTGGATGACAATGCATATTAAGACTAAGCAGCCGAGAAAGCAAAGGCGTCTGCTATACCAAGCCCCTCTACATATAAGGAATAAGATCATGTCTGCACACCTCTCTGATGAGCTTAAAAAACAATATGGATTTAGGTCCCTACCGGTTAGAGTTGGTGATGTAGTAGCAATCATGAGAGGTGATCACAAGGGGCATACGGGTAAAGTCGTGAGAGTAGATCGTAAGAAGTATAGAGTTCACATTGAAGGTCTAGTTAGGAAGAAGGCTGATGGCTCAGAGGTGCCCATCCCTATTCACCCTTCAAAGCTTCAAATAATTAAGCTTAACTTAGACGATGAGTGGAGAAAGAAGATTGTCGAGAGGAGGACTGAAGCTGAGGCTGCAGAGACATCACGTATGTAGCTCCAAGGGTGGTTATCGTGACCAAGAAGTCCGCTTCAACAGGGTTAAAGCGCTACGCCATGCCGGCATGGTGGCCCATACCAGTAAAGGAGCATGTATGGGCTCCTAGACCATCGCCCGGACCACACTCCTTAGATAAGAGCATGCCACTGCTAATAGTATTAAGAGATGTTCTCAAGCTAGCTGAGACCGCTAGAGAGGTCAAGTACATACTCAAGTCTGGAGCTGTTAGGGTTGATGGCGTAGTTAGGAGAGACTACAGGTTCCCAGTTGGACTCATGGACGTCATAGAGATAGAGAAGGAGAACCTCGTATTTAGAGCACTACCTAAACCAGATAAGTTCTTAGACTTAATCCCAATACCCGAAACTGAGAAGCACTTTAAACTTTGCAGGATAGAAAACAAGAGAACTGTAAAAGGAGGGCACATACAACTGAACCTTCACGATGGCAGCAACATCTTGGTCAAGGTCTCAGATCCAAGGAATCCAATCGAAGACATCTACAAAACCTTTGACGTCATAAAAATATCGCTACCTGACCGCAAAATACTCGAGCACTACAGGTTTGAACTGGGTAATTTAGCTCTTGTTATAGGTGGTAAAAAGGTAGGTAAAATGGGTAGAATAGTTGAGGTTAAGGGGGGTATTATGCGAGAGCATAAAGTGGTCACTTTAGATGATGGTAACGAGAGATTTGACGTCGGCTACATGACAGTCTTTGTTGTGGGGAAGGAATCTCCAGCCTTAACTCTAGGTGAAGGCATCCATGTCAAATGAAGACCAGAATCCTATGAAGAAGCTTAGAATAGGCAAGGTCGTCATAAACATGGCTGTGGGCACTTCAGGAGAGAAGCTAGCTAAAGCTGCTACAATCTTAGAGATGCTTACAGGTCAAAAACCGAGCTTTAGAAAGGCCAAGAAGACTATTAAGGAGTTTGGGATAAAGAGGGGGGAGAACATAGCCTGTGTAATTACGTTAACGAAGAATAAAGCTCTGGAATTCCTTAAGAGAGCTCTTGAAGCGGTCGACTACAAGATAAAGGCCTCATCCTTTGATGAGTACGGCAACTTCTCATTTGGAATTAAGGAGCACATATCCCTACCTGGTGTTAAGTATGACCCTGCACTTGGCATATTCGGCTTTGACGTCTGTGTAACCATAGAAAGACCCGGCTATCGTGTAGCTAATCGAAGGAGGAAGAGATCTAAGATAGGTAAGAAGCATAGGGTCACGAGAGAGGAGAGCATGAAGTTTGTCCAAGAGCTTCTTGGAGTAAAGATGTATGAAGGGTGATAATTTTGGGGAAGTATAGACCACCCAAGGAGAGAAAGTTTGGTAAGGGAAGTAGACGTTGTAGGATTTGTGGGACCCACGAAGCAATCATACGCAAGTATGGCTTAATGATATGTAGACGCTGCTTTAGGGAGGTTGCGCCCAAGCTTGGCTTTAAGAAGCTCATGTAGGGCGATTCTCTATGGTCATGAATGACACGCTATCAAATGCTCTAACAACACTAAAGAATTGTGAAATGAAAGCGAAAAGTGAGGCCTTAATAGTACCAGCCTCAAAGCTCATAGCCAACGTCCTCAGGATCATGCTGAAGCACGGCTACATAGGCAACTTCGAATACATAGATGATGGCAGATTCGGAAAAATCAGAGTTCAACTATTAGGCAGGATAAATAACTGTGGCGCTATAAAGCCTCGGTTCTCCGTAAAGAAGGACGAATTTGAAAAGTGGGAGAAGAGATTTCTACCATCCCACGACGTTGGTCTCATAATAGTATCTACATCTAAGGGGATCATGACCCACCGAGAGGCAAAGGAACTTGGAATAGGTGGAGTACTTTTAGCATACGTGTATTAGGTGTTGAGCCATGAAACTTCTTCATCAACCCTATACAGTTGAAGAGATAAAGATACCGAAGAACATTGACATTAAGATAAATGACACTGCGAATATCACAGTTAAAGGACCTAAAGGATCCTTGACAAAAGACTTTTCTCATGCAAAGGTCCTATTGAGGAAGGAAGAGGACAAGATAATAGTCGAATCTTATATTAAGGGTAAAAGAGGCAAAAGCATCTGTAGGACAATAGCGTCTCACATAAGGAACATGATTAAGGGGGTCTCTGAGGGCTTCACATACAAGCTTAAAATAGTGTATGCTCACTTTCCAATGAACGTCAAGGTTGAAGGTAGGAACGTCATAATAGAGAACTTCAGAGGAGAAAAGGAGAAGAGGATAGCTAGAATAGTCGGCAGCGCCAAAGTAAGGGTTGAAGGCGATGACATCATAGTAGAGGGAATAGACCTAGAAGAGGTCTCTCAAACAGCTGCAAACATTGAGCACGCTACAAGAATTAAGGGTTACGATCCAAGGGTCTTCATGGACGGAATCTTCATATATGAGCGCAAAGGCAAGAGCATGATATAGCTCAATAAAGCTGTAATTAAGGAGGTTGAAGAAGCATTGAGGAACATGATGCAAAGGCTCCTGAGGCTCAGATTAAAGATGAATAGGATGAGACCAGAGTTCAGAAGACTCAATACTTTAAAACTTAAGAGGGTGGATGAAGAACGTTGGAGAAAGCCAAGAGGCATAGACAATAAGATAAAGCTATGTAGAAAGGGTTATCCTCCTCTAGTTAGAGTAGGTTATCGCAATCCTAAGCTTGTTAGAGGCCTCCACCCATCAGGCTTAATTGAGGTACTAGTTCATAGACCTGAAGACCTTGAGAATCTTGACCCCAAGACCCACTGCGTCAGAATAGCGCATACGGTCGGAAGGAGGAAGCGTATTCAAATAATAGAGAAAGCCAAGAGCCTAGGACTTAGGGTTCTTAACGTGGTTGGTGTTGAAAAATGAACCTAAGTATCATTAAGAGATTAGCAGCTGAAGTCCTAGGTATTGGAGAAAGCAGGATCTACATAGACC includes:
- a CDS encoding 50S ribosomal protein L5, producing the protein MSNEDQNPMKKLRIGKVVINMAVGTSGEKLAKAATILEMLTGQKPSFRKAKKTIKEFGIKRGENIACVITLTKNKALEFLKRALEAVDYKIKASSFDEYGNFSFGIKEHISLPGVKYDPALGIFGFDVCVTIERPGYRVANRRRKRSKIGKKHRVTREESMKFVQELLGVKMYEG
- a CDS encoding 50S ribosomal protein L14, coding for MAKRGAKAAVGISYRPRISPAIFPGSKIKCADNSGAQEVMMIGMIRGKSRRRRLVGAGVGDVIIVSVKKGTPEMRRQIMRAVVIRQKKPFRRPNGQWVQFEDNAVVIVTEEGAPKGTEIRGPVSREAAERWPKVAALATLII
- a CDS encoding 30S ribosomal protein S4e; the encoded protein is MTKKSASTGLKRYAMPAWWPIPVKEHVWAPRPSPGPHSLDKSMPLLIVLRDVLKLAETAREVKYILKSGAVRVDGVVRRDYRFPVGLMDVIEIEKENLVFRALPKPDKFLDLIPIPETEKHFKLCRIENKRTVKGGHIQLNLHDGSNILVKVSDPRNPIEDIYKTFDVIKISLPDRKILEHYRFELGNLALVIGGKKVGKMGRIVEVKGGIMREHKVVTLDDGNERFDVGYMTVFVVGKESPALTLGEGIHVK
- a CDS encoding 50S ribosomal protein L32e, coding for MQRLLRLRLKMNRMRPEFRRLNTLKLKRVDEERWRKPRGIDNKIKLCRKGYPPLVRVGYRNPKLVRGLHPSGLIEVLVHRPEDLENLDPKTHCVRIAHTVGRRKRIQIIEKAKSLGLRVLNVVGVEK
- a CDS encoding 30S ribosomal protein S8, coding for MVMNDTLSNALTTLKNCEMKAKSEALIVPASKLIANVLRIMLKHGYIGNFEYIDDGRFGKIRVQLLGRINNCGAIKPRFSVKKDEFEKWEKRFLPSHDVGLIIVSTSKGIMTHREAKELGIGGVLLAYVY
- a CDS encoding ribonuclease P protein subunit; the protein is MHKSYGKRVMPITPQTILNHELIGLRVKVVKATHQGYVGIEGIVVDETMKTLKIMDGIGNMKTVPKNCCVFRFMLPNGTIVEVEGNYLIGRPEDRVKRITKKRW
- a CDS encoding 30S ribosomal protein S17, producing MSKTVRTRNIGIPGVKPPERACDDPCCPYHGTLSVRGKILEGLVVNLKMKKTATVLHEYIVYVRKYERYERRRKKIHAHLPPCIDVKVGDRVIMGECRPLAKTVAFVVLGKPTSS
- a CDS encoding 30S ribosomal protein S14, translated to MGKYRPPKERKFGKGSRRCRICGTHEAIIRKYGLMICRRCFREVAPKLGFKKLM
- the rplX gene encoding 50S ribosomal protein L24 gives rise to the protein MHIKTKQPRKQRRLLYQAPLHIRNKIMSAHLSDELKKQYGFRSLPVRVGDVVAIMRGDHKGHTGKVVRVDRKKYRVHIEGLVRKKADGSEVPIPIHPSKLQIIKLNLDDEWRKKIVERRTEAEAAETSRM
- a CDS encoding 50S ribosomal protein L6 → MKLLHQPYTVEEIKIPKNIDIKINDTANITVKGPKGSLTKDFSHAKVLLRKEEDKIIVESYIKGKRGKSICRTIASHIRNMIKGVSEGFTYKLKIVYAHFPMNVKVEGRNVIIENFRGEKEKRIARIVGSAKVRVEGDDIIVEGIDLEEVSQTAANIEHATRIKGYDPRVFMDGIFIYERKGKSMI